One genomic window of Desulfuromonas sp. AOP6 includes the following:
- a CDS encoding TIGR00725 family protein, whose protein sequence is MTSIVGVIGAGTVSTAGYESARRVGQLLAEAGLLLVCGGGGGVMEAACRGCQEKGGIALGILPGASRHEANPYVSIPVVTDMGHARNVIIAHTARVLIAVEGEYGTLSEIAVGLKLGRPVIVLGRWQHIDGVMRASTPEEAVRLALDFLTDLPS, encoded by the coding sequence ATGACGTCCATCGTGGGGGTCATAGGCGCCGGCACGGTGTCGACGGCAGGCTATGAATCAGCTCGCCGGGTCGGGCAGTTGCTTGCCGAGGCTGGATTGCTCCTGGTATGTGGTGGAGGCGGTGGCGTCATGGAGGCCGCCTGTCGTGGGTGCCAGGAAAAAGGGGGCATTGCCCTCGGTATTCTGCCTGGCGCCAGCCGCCATGAGGCCAATCCCTACGTAAGTATCCCTGTCGTCACCGACATGGGACACGCCCGCAACGTCATTATCGCGCATACCGCCCGGGTTCTCATCGCAGTTGAAGGAGAGTACGGCACTCTCTCCGAAATCGCTGTCGGCCTCAAGCTGGGTCGTCCCGTCATCGTTCTTGGTCGCTGGCAACATATCGATGGCGTTATGAGGGCGTCCACTCCAGAGGAAGCTGTGCGCCTTGCCCTTGATTTCCTCACGGACCTTCCTTCATGA
- the hcp gene encoding hydroxylamine reductase translates to MFCYQCEQAANGGCTVIGVCGKKPDVAALQDLLIYTLKGVAFWADKARAKGAKDQKVDRFMIDGLFTTVTNVDFDAEAVSKLVAEGVRLRDKARVLAGNVEGTIPAAAQDWALPASIDEQVKLGQLHGVKDYTVNEDVHSVRELIVYGIKGYAAYADHARILGKESDEIYAFTHKALAALLDDSLDLTANVGLALETGRINYVTMELLNQAHVEAYGHPVPTPVQLGTKAGKAILVSGHDLKFLEELLKQTEGTGVNIYTHGEMLPAHGYPGLKKYAHLVGNFGGAWQDQHKEFAQFPGAIIFNTNCIQRPAESYKDRLFTWGLVQWPGVKHVDGWDFSAVIKKAQECDGFEDNPGQEILTGFGHNAILGVADKVIEAVKGGDIKHFFLVGGCDGAKSGRNYYTEFAEKAPKDTVILTLACGKYRFNKLDLGDIGGIPRLLDVGQCNDAYSAIQVAVALANAFECGVNDLPLSLVLSWYEQKAVAILLTLLHLGIKNIKIGPSLPAFVTPNVLNFLVENYNIGPITTAEEDLKAILG, encoded by the coding sequence ATGTTCTGTTACCAGTGTGAACAAGCCGCCAACGGAGGATGTACTGTCATCGGCGTCTGCGGCAAGAAGCCGGATGTCGCCGCTTTGCAGGATCTGCTCATCTACACCCTTAAAGGTGTGGCTTTCTGGGCCGACAAGGCTCGTGCGAAAGGCGCCAAGGACCAGAAGGTCGACCGCTTCATGATCGACGGCCTCTTCACCACCGTCACCAACGTCGACTTCGATGCCGAAGCCGTCTCCAAGCTCGTGGCCGAGGGTGTCCGCCTGCGCGACAAGGCTCGTGTGCTCGCCGGCAATGTCGAAGGCACCATTCCCGCCGCCGCTCAGGACTGGGCTCTGCCCGCTTCTATCGATGAGCAGGTCAAGCTCGGTCAGCTGCATGGCGTCAAGGATTATACCGTCAATGAAGACGTCCATTCCGTCCGCGAACTGATTGTTTACGGCATCAAGGGCTACGCAGCCTATGCCGACCATGCCCGCATCCTCGGCAAGGAGTCGGATGAGATCTACGCCTTCACCCACAAGGCCCTGGCCGCCCTGCTCGACGACAGCCTCGACCTTACCGCCAACGTCGGCCTGGCCCTGGAGACGGGTCGCATCAACTATGTCACCATGGAGCTGCTCAACCAGGCTCACGTAGAGGCTTACGGCCATCCCGTGCCGACCCCGGTTCAGCTCGGCACCAAGGCCGGCAAGGCGATCCTGGTTTCCGGCCACGACCTGAAATTTCTCGAAGAGCTGCTTAAACAGACGGAAGGGACCGGCGTCAACATCTACACCCACGGCGAGATGCTGCCTGCCCACGGCTACCCCGGCCTGAAAAAATACGCGCACCTGGTCGGCAACTTCGGCGGCGCCTGGCAGGATCAGCACAAAGAGTTTGCCCAGTTCCCCGGTGCCATTATCTTCAACACCAACTGCATCCAGAGGCCGGCTGAGAGTTACAAGGACCGTCTCTTCACCTGGGGCCTGGTCCAATGGCCCGGCGTCAAGCATGTGGACGGCTGGGACTTCTCCGCCGTCATCAAGAAGGCGCAGGAGTGCGACGGTTTCGAGGACAACCCCGGTCAGGAAATTCTCACCGGGTTCGGCCACAACGCCATCCTCGGCGTCGCCGACAAGGTTATCGAGGCCGTCAAGGGCGGTGACATCAAGCACTTCTTCCTGGTCGGCGGCTGCGACGGCGCCAAATCGGGGCGTAACTACTACACCGAGTTTGCCGAGAAGGCCCCCAAGGACACCGTCATCCTGACCCTGGCCTGCGGCAAGTACCGCTTCAACAAGCTCGACCTCGGCGACATCGGCGGCATCCCCCGTCTGCTCGACGTCGGCCAGTGCAACGACGCCTACAGCGCCATCCAGGTTGCCGTGGCCCTGGCCAACGCTTTCGAGTGCGGGGTCAACGACCTGCCCCTGTCCCTGGTGCTTTCCTGGTACGAGCAGAAGGCAGTAGCCATCCTGCTGACCCTGCTGCACCTTGGCATCAAGAACATCAAGATCGGCCCGTCCCTGCCGGCTTTCGTCACGCCGAACGTGCTGAACTTCCTGGTCGAGAACTACAACATCGGCCCCATCACTACGGCCGAGGAAGATCTCAAAGCCATTCTTGGGTAG
- a CDS encoding DHH family phosphoesterase encodes MPVDLNRSLEFSRQLVEWVRGKGRILIFCHDNPDPDSLATAYALQHLFLVKTGQKATITFGGIIGRGENRTMVRLLEIDAVKVQDLDLGEYSVFCAVDTQPGTGNNSIPAECRPDVVIDHHPLRDDTGQVRLVDVREDYGAAATILFEYLRAHEVSINTKLATILFYAIKSETQDLGREWSKADREAYLSLVPLVNNHILYEITHPQAPRGYFSSFNKAIESARTYGEVLVFNLYDIEVPDMVSEMADFLLRVDDVAVVMGMGHYNGMGVLSLRTLREDLNAGDLIQQVVQGIGTAGGHGMIAGGQVRPFPETRAKQHELENTLTGRLLEALGIKKSKGLSLLTR; translated from the coding sequence ATGCCTGTCGATTTGAATCGATCCCTGGAATTTTCGCGCCAACTGGTCGAGTGGGTGCGCGGCAAAGGGCGTATTCTCATCTTTTGTCACGATAACCCCGACCCGGATTCGCTGGCCACCGCCTACGCCCTGCAGCACCTCTTTCTAGTCAAGACCGGGCAGAAAGCGACCATCACCTTCGGCGGTATCATCGGGCGGGGGGAGAACCGCACCATGGTGCGGTTGCTGGAGATTGACGCCGTCAAGGTGCAGGATCTGGATCTCGGTGAATACAGCGTTTTCTGCGCTGTTGATACCCAGCCGGGAACCGGCAACAATTCCATCCCGGCCGAATGTCGCCCTGATGTGGTCATCGATCACCATCCCCTGCGTGACGATACCGGTCAGGTCCGACTGGTCGATGTCCGCGAGGATTATGGCGCGGCGGCGACCATTCTCTTTGAATATCTCAGGGCGCATGAAGTCAGTATCAACACCAAATTGGCCACAATCCTTTTTTACGCCATCAAGTCCGAAACCCAGGATCTGGGCCGGGAGTGGTCCAAGGCTGACCGCGAGGCCTATCTCAGTCTGGTCCCCTTGGTCAACAATCACATTCTTTATGAGATTACCCATCCGCAAGCGCCGCGGGGCTATTTCAGCAGCTTCAACAAGGCTATTGAAAGCGCCCGCACTTACGGAGAAGTTCTTGTATTCAATCTGTATGATATTGAGGTGCCCGACATGGTCTCCGAAATGGCGGATTTTCTGCTGCGTGTCGATGATGTGGCTGTCGTCATGGGGATGGGCCATTACAATGGCATGGGAGTGCTCTCCCTGCGCACGTTGCGGGAAGACCTCAACGCCGGGGACCTCATCCAGCAGGTGGTGCAGGGCATCGGCACGGCCGGAGGACATGGGATGATAGCCGGTGGCCAGGTACGGCCTTTCCCCGAAACACGCGCAAAGCAGCACGAACTGGAAAACACTCTGACCGGGCGCCTGCTGGAAGCCTTAGGAATCAAAAAGAGCAAGGGACTGAGCCTGCTTACCCGTTGA
- a CDS encoding heavy metal translocating P-type ATPase: protein MTDTVVFPVHGMKCQKCVGRVREALLALDGVTEVQVSLEDLQAKVSVESGRIQRDTLVEAVRQAGFQVPAEGDDEAVPSETPPSDSSASSGREKAGQVERLTLKITGMTCANCARTIEKGVGGMAGVKSAVVNFAAEKLRVEFLPEQTDIEAILKKIEDLGYRASLQSGEVSPGKISFSVQGMHCAACSQTIEKKLAQLEGVRSARVNFAREKATVDFDPALLDQQGIFEAVRRAGYTPVAAQDQDDAEEGKKQLRWLIFSAVFTAPIMPLMWLHPFGEATLYVIFVLATLVQFTAGLTFYKGAYTSLKNGAANMDVLVAMGITAAYGYSVLAGFGWFGISGEVFFETGAMLVTFIRFGKWLEARAKGKAGQALKKLLHLQADRALILVDGQEKEVAADSIQVGDVFVVRAGEKIATDGIVVEGGAAVDESMLTGEAVPVDKGVDDEVTGATINRSGRLVVRATRIGEQTALAQIVRMVEDAQGDKAPIQRLADTVSNYFVPTVVVIALATFLLWRFALGMDFLFAFKMAISVLVIACPCALGLATPTAIMVGSSVGLSEGILFKRATVLENISKLQIMLFDKTGTLTRGEFTVTDVVPVEGTEKGELLRLAAAAESESHHPLARAVVHEAKAQNLDWSQASEVEERGGHGLLCVVDAIRVTVGNQRLLDEEKITLGELTERAHELAQAGKSIVFVAADQKALGLLALADTPKEGAAETISRLKELGLRTIMITGDRLAVAEAVAAEVGIDAVEAEVLPEHKQQVVRRYQDEGYLVGMVGDGINDAPALAQADIGIAIGSGTDVAKETGELILVKGDIRDVERGIRLGRKTLSKIKQNLFWAFFYNVAGIPIAAGALYPAFGLVLKPEFAGLAMAFSSVSVVTNSLLLRRYRRRMQK, encoded by the coding sequence ATGACCGATACAGTTGTTTTTCCCGTCCATGGCATGAAGTGCCAGAAGTGTGTGGGACGGGTGCGTGAAGCACTCTTAGCCCTTGATGGCGTCACCGAGGTTCAGGTTTCTCTGGAGGATCTCCAGGCGAAGGTTTCCGTGGAGTCCGGCCGTATCCAGCGGGACACTCTGGTCGAGGCTGTCCGCCAGGCCGGGTTCCAGGTGCCGGCCGAGGGCGACGATGAGGCGGTGCCGTCAGAGACTCCACCGTCCGATTCATCTGCCTCTTCTGGTCGGGAGAAAGCGGGCCAGGTCGAAAGACTTACCTTGAAGATTACCGGCATGACCTGCGCCAATTGTGCCCGGACCATCGAAAAGGGGGTGGGGGGCATGGCCGGCGTCAAGAGCGCTGTGGTCAATTTTGCCGCGGAAAAACTGCGGGTCGAGTTTTTGCCGGAACAAACCGACATCGAGGCCATCCTGAAAAAGATTGAGGATCTCGGCTACCGCGCCTCCCTGCAGTCTGGGGAGGTTTCGCCTGGTAAGATTTCCTTTTCGGTCCAGGGCATGCACTGTGCTGCCTGTTCGCAGACCATCGAGAAAAAACTTGCGCAGCTCGAAGGCGTCCGCTCGGCCAGAGTCAACTTCGCCCGCGAGAAGGCGACCGTCGATTTCGATCCGGCCCTTCTCGACCAACAGGGTATTTTCGAGGCGGTGCGCCGTGCCGGCTACACCCCCGTGGCCGCGCAGGACCAGGACGATGCGGAAGAGGGGAAAAAACAGCTGCGCTGGCTGATCTTCTCGGCTGTTTTCACGGCCCCGATCATGCCGCTCATGTGGCTGCATCCCTTCGGGGAGGCGACCCTCTATGTGATTTTCGTCCTCGCCACCCTGGTGCAGTTCACGGCGGGGCTGACCTTTTACAAAGGGGCATACACTTCACTGAAAAATGGTGCGGCCAACATGGATGTGCTGGTTGCCATGGGGATCACGGCGGCCTACGGCTATTCGGTGCTGGCCGGTTTCGGCTGGTTCGGCATCTCTGGAGAAGTTTTTTTTGAAACCGGTGCCATGCTCGTCACCTTCATCCGTTTCGGCAAATGGCTGGAGGCCCGCGCCAAGGGGAAGGCGGGACAGGCGCTCAAGAAACTGCTCCATCTGCAGGCGGACCGTGCCCTTATACTGGTGGATGGGCAGGAAAAAGAAGTGGCGGCCGACAGCATTCAGGTCGGTGATGTTTTTGTGGTGAGAGCCGGCGAAAAGATCGCCACCGACGGTATTGTTGTCGAAGGCGGTGCGGCCGTGGACGAATCCATGCTCACGGGCGAGGCGGTACCCGTGGACAAGGGGGTCGATGACGAGGTCACCGGCGCCACCATCAACCGCAGCGGTCGGCTGGTGGTACGCGCCACCCGCATCGGCGAGCAGACGGCGCTGGCCCAGATTGTTCGCATGGTGGAAGACGCTCAGGGGGACAAGGCCCCCATCCAGCGTCTGGCCGATACGGTTTCTAATTACTTTGTGCCCACCGTTGTTGTGATCGCCTTGGCAACCTTCCTGCTCTGGCGCTTTGCACTCGGGATGGATTTCCTCTTTGCCTTCAAGATGGCCATCAGCGTCCTCGTCATCGCCTGCCCCTGCGCCCTCGGCCTGGCCACCCCGACGGCCATCATGGTCGGCAGCTCCGTCGGCCTCTCCGAGGGTATTCTCTTCAAGAGGGCGACGGTTCTCGAAAATATTTCCAAACTGCAGATTATGCTCTTCGACAAAACGGGCACGCTGACCCGTGGCGAGTTCACGGTTACGGATGTTGTTCCTGTCGAGGGTACGGAAAAAGGGGAGCTGCTGCGTTTGGCGGCTGCGGCTGAGTCGGAAAGTCATCATCCTCTGGCCAGGGCTGTTGTCCATGAGGCCAAGGCACAAAACCTTGACTGGTCTCAGGCCAGCGAAGTGGAAGAACGAGGCGGTCACGGGCTGCTCTGTGTTGTTGACGCCATACGCGTGACCGTCGGCAACCAACGTTTGCTGGATGAGGAAAAAATCACCTTGGGTGAGCTGACCGAGCGGGCCCATGAACTGGCACAGGCCGGTAAATCCATCGTTTTTGTCGCCGCCGACCAGAAGGCCCTCGGATTGCTGGCCCTGGCGGATACGCCGAAAGAAGGGGCAGCAGAGACCATCTCCCGTTTGAAGGAGCTGGGTCTGCGCACGATCATGATTACCGGCGACCGGTTGGCTGTGGCCGAAGCGGTCGCTGCCGAGGTGGGAATCGACGCCGTGGAGGCTGAGGTTCTGCCCGAACATAAGCAGCAGGTAGTCCGTCGCTATCAGGATGAAGGCTACCTCGTCGGCATGGTGGGTGATGGCATCAACGACGCTCCCGCTCTGGCTCAGGCCGATATTGGCATCGCCATCGGCAGCGGTACCGATGTCGCCAAGGAAACCGGTGAGCTCATCCTGGTCAAGGGAGATATCCGCGATGTGGAGCGCGGCATTCGTCTGGGGCGAAAAACCCTGTCGAAGATCAAACAGAATCTCTTCTGGGCTTTTTTCTATAACGTAGCGGGTATTCCCATCGCCGCCGGCGCTCTCTATCCTGCTTTCGGCCTGGTTCTCAAACCCGAGTTTGCCGGCCTGGCCATGGCCTTCTCCAGCGTGTCGGTGGTCACCAACAGCTTGTTGCTGCGACGCTACCGCCGGCGGATGCAAAAATAG
- a CDS encoding tetratricopeptide repeat protein, protein MQDIFDDTDAIFEEDDLEMAQDALQRGDSRAALELAQEYLVDNPLSVEALNLCAIAASKEEDEDNAYLLFRKALTLEPHNGTIHHNFAALLERLGRYEEALKHIRIALEQQPDFPEIHVNMGNALDALGRSEEALEAYDEALTRLPQSPDAQYNKGYVLNRLGRFEEALRCFEQVLAEYPGDPATLNSLSYSLAHLVDQEEALAYCDKALRRHPRVAIFHFNRGLALGRLARLDEALVSLDRATRLDPGFFEAFMEKASLLLENGRFSEVLPIVNQAEKVEPDHPEPPFYRGIVLEKLGDLEGALQAIDESLRRDPDSIYTLNNKGNVLIDLGQFDEALACFDAILERTTRYPLAHYNRACVFARLGKVREAVKALSCASAQETHFLEDALHDPDFDSIRNSRSFKSLYKDNTTD, encoded by the coding sequence ATGCAAGATATTTTTGACGATACAGATGCCATCTTCGAGGAAGACGATCTTGAGATGGCTCAGGATGCCCTGCAGCGAGGCGACAGCCGGGCTGCGCTCGAATTGGCGCAAGAGTACCTGGTGGACAATCCTCTCAGCGTCGAGGCCCTCAACCTGTGCGCCATCGCCGCCTCGAAGGAGGAGGATGAAGACAACGCCTATCTGCTCTTTCGCAAGGCTCTCACCCTCGAACCCCATAACGGCACGATTCATCATAATTTTGCCGCCCTGCTTGAGCGTCTCGGACGCTACGAGGAGGCCCTCAAGCATATCCGCATTGCTCTGGAACAACAGCCCGACTTTCCGGAAATCCATGTCAATATGGGCAACGCTCTCGACGCCCTGGGACGCTCGGAGGAAGCCCTGGAGGCTTACGATGAGGCCTTGACACGCCTGCCCCAGTCCCCGGATGCGCAGTACAATAAAGGTTACGTGCTCAATCGGCTGGGCCGTTTTGAGGAGGCGCTTCGCTGTTTCGAACAGGTGCTGGCCGAATACCCGGGAGATCCGGCCACCCTTAACAGCTTGAGCTATTCTCTCGCCCATCTGGTCGACCAGGAGGAAGCACTGGCCTACTGCGACAAAGCCCTGCGGCGACATCCCCGCGTGGCCATCTTTCATTTCAACCGTGGCCTCGCTTTGGGTCGGCTGGCTCGCCTCGACGAGGCTCTGGTCAGTCTGGACCGTGCTACCCGACTCGATCCCGGATTTTTCGAGGCGTTCATGGAAAAGGCCAGTCTTCTTCTCGAGAACGGGCGTTTCTCTGAAGTTCTTCCGATTGTGAATCAGGCTGAAAAGGTCGAACCGGATCATCCCGAGCCACCCTTTTACCGGGGTATCGTTCTGGAAAAACTCGGAGATCTCGAGGGTGCCCTCCAGGCCATCGACGAAAGTCTGCGACGGGATCCCGACTCCATCTATACCCTCAACAATAAGGGGAACGTGCTGATCGATCTCGGGCAGTTCGATGAAGCCCTGGCCTGTTTCGATGCCATTCTCGAACGCACTACTCGTTATCCTCTGGCCCACTACAACCGCGCCTGTGTTTTTGCCCGGCTCGGGAAAGTCCGTGAAGCGGTCAAGGCCTTGAGCTGCGCCTCCGCCCAGGAAACGCATTTTCTGGAGGATGCTCTTCATGACCCCGATTTCGACAGCATACGAAATTCCCGTTCCTTCAAGAGTCTTTATAAAGACAACACCACGGATTAA
- a CDS encoding N-acetylmuramoyl-L-alanine amidase, which translates to MVRLFFIVIFWLLACLPAGASVEIALGGSNPATIEEVYRREGTSFLSVDEVLRAVGLSGRWISVDHVYTFNTPRGTAIISPGSQFIRLNGDFIPLSHRPRFIDGKLRVPENFVTGNLRNLLGQPVYYRNLQPVVDEETSGEEGTLDRLFAFLLSKKKTVSIPGIRGVAIDPGHGGEDQGVIGLDGVKEKDVTLNAARRFEKLIKMRMGIPVYLSRDGDYALTWQKRFEPALRSDVDALITLHAQGAFSSGPQGLALFIRPQNGLENEQTEAVRPDLSLQLAQELKVSLEKQGLPVLDIIQAPLLPLGRGDLPSVLVEMGYLTNSKDKRQLVEGAGLDRMAEALYAGFKAFADKQKESMN; encoded by the coding sequence ATGGTACGTCTCTTTTTCATTGTAATTTTCTGGCTTCTCGCCTGCCTGCCGGCGGGAGCGTCCGTTGAGATCGCGCTCGGCGGCAGCAACCCCGCGACCATCGAAGAAGTCTATCGACGGGAAGGAACCTCCTTTCTCTCTGTGGATGAGGTGCTGCGTGCCGTTGGGCTTTCGGGGCGCTGGATTTCTGTCGACCACGTTTATACCTTTAACACGCCCCGTGGCACGGCTATCATCTCTCCTGGCAGCCAATTCATCCGTTTGAATGGTGATTTTATCCCTCTCAGCCATCGTCCTCGCTTCATTGATGGCAAACTGCGCGTCCCGGAAAACTTTGTGACTGGGAATCTCCGAAACCTGCTCGGTCAGCCTGTCTACTACCGCAACCTGCAGCCGGTTGTCGACGAGGAAACTTCGGGTGAAGAAGGGACTCTTGACCGTCTCTTTGCCTTTTTGCTGAGCAAAAAGAAAACGGTCAGCATTCCCGGTATCCGTGGGGTGGCCATTGATCCGGGCCATGGCGGCGAGGATCAGGGGGTCATCGGACTGGATGGCGTCAAAGAAAAGGATGTGACCTTAAATGCCGCCCGCCGTTTTGAAAAGCTGATTAAAATGCGCATGGGGATTCCTGTTTATCTCAGCCGTGACGGTGATTACGCCCTCACCTGGCAAAAACGTTTTGAACCAGCCCTCCGCAGCGATGTGGACGCCCTTATCACCCTGCATGCCCAGGGGGCCTTTTCTTCAGGTCCGCAGGGGTTGGCGCTGTTCATCAGGCCGCAGAACGGCTTGGAGAACGAACAGACCGAAGCGGTCCGGCCCGACCTCAGTCTGCAACTGGCGCAGGAACTGAAAGTATCCCTGGAAAAGCAAGGCCTGCCAGTGCTCGATATCATCCAGGCACCATTGCTGCCTCTTGGCCGAGGGGATCTGCCAAGTGTGCTGGTGGAAATGGGCTATCTGACCAACAGTAAAGACAAAAGGCAGCTTGTGGAGGGCGCCGGGCTCGATCGTATGGCCGAAGCCCTCTATGCAGGCTTTAAAGCCTTTGCCGATAAACAAAAGGAGAGCATGAATTGA
- the rph gene encoding ribonuclease PH, producing the protein MQRKDGRAIDALRGVSFDLHFTRYAEGSVLVSFGNTRVLCNATVEEKVPPFMRGEGRGWVTAEYSMLPRATHSRSPRESTKGKIGGRTHEIQRLIGRSLRAVMDMEALGERTIQMDCDVIQADGGTRTASITGAYVAMSLAVNTLLEKGLIARSPIKESVSAVSVGIVGGQPVLDLNYDEDFQASVDMNYVITESGRFVEVQGTAEEEPFTLQELDALRDLALVGCRNLSELQKRVLEG; encoded by the coding sequence ATCCAAAGAAAAGACGGCCGCGCCATCGATGCCCTTCGAGGCGTGTCCTTTGATCTGCATTTTACCCGCTATGCCGAAGGCTCTGTTCTGGTTTCTTTCGGGAACACCCGTGTTCTGTGCAACGCCACCGTGGAAGAGAAGGTGCCTCCCTTCATGAGGGGCGAGGGGCGCGGCTGGGTCACCGCAGAATACTCCATGTTGCCAAGGGCTACGCACAGCCGCTCCCCTCGCGAGTCGACCAAGGGCAAAATCGGCGGTCGTACCCATGAAATCCAGCGCCTCATCGGACGTTCCCTGCGGGCCGTCATGGACATGGAAGCCCTCGGGGAGCGCACCATTCAGATGGACTGTGATGTCATCCAGGCTGATGGGGGGACGCGTACAGCCTCCATTACCGGGGCCTATGTCGCCATGAGCCTGGCGGTCAATACCCTTCTCGAAAAAGGCCTGATTGCCCGGTCTCCCATCAAGGAAAGCGTCTCCGCCGTGAGCGTGGGGATTGTGGGGGGGCAACCGGTGCTTGATCTGAACTATGATGAGGATTTCCAGGCATCCGTCGACATGAACTATGTCATTACCGAGTCGGGCCGTTTTGTCGAGGTGCAGGGGACTGCTGAAGAAGAGCCTTTTACCCTGCAGGAACTTGACGCTCTCCGGGACCTGGCTCTGGTTGGCTGCCGAAACCTGAGCGAACTGCAGAAAAGAGTTCTGGAGGGATAA
- a CDS encoding peptidylprolyl isomerase: MAKAKKGDNVSIDFIGKLNDGTIFDTTFDDGQCEEDHCESGPMELTLGEGEFFQEIEEALIGMSPGDKKVVKIPAESAFGEYDDDKVFTVSRDKIPGDFVPEVGQELEMTTEDDEVEIVTVVEFTEDSVTFDANHPLIGEDLTYEIELVEIL; this comes from the coding sequence ATGGCAAAAGCAAAAAAAGGCGACAACGTCAGCATCGATTTCATTGGCAAACTTAACGACGGCACTATTTTCGACACCACCTTCGATGACGGCCAATGCGAAGAAGATCATTGCGAATCGGGCCCCATGGAGCTGACCCTGGGTGAAGGTGAGTTTTTCCAGGAGATCGAGGAGGCACTGATTGGCATGTCTCCGGGCGACAAAAAGGTCGTGAAAATTCCAGCCGAGAGCGCTTTCGGCGAATATGATGACGACAAGGTCTTCACCGTCAGTCGGGACAAGATCCCCGGCGATTTTGTTCCCGAAGTCGGTCAGGAACTGGAAATGACCACGGAAGACGACGAAGTGGAAATTGTCACCGTGGTAGAATTCACCGAGGATTCGGTGACCTTCGACGCCAACCATCCCCTCATTGGTGAAGATTTGACCTACGAAATCGAACTGGTGGAAATTCTCTGA
- a CDS encoding XTP/dITP diphosphatase — protein sequence MDLVIATRNQGKLKEIRRLLLDTGVVVRGLDEFPEAPEVEEDGDSFEANARKKAETVAAAIGLWTLADDSGLTVEALGGKPGVHSARYAGPAASDADNNAKLIQELTEVPLPQRKGAFNCCMALSRPGEPTRVFHGRIEGLLLNEPRGEGGFGYDPLFLVREYGKTMAELAIEVKNRISHRGQALRQALGWIKDNLLG from the coding sequence ATGGATCTGGTGATAGCCACCCGCAATCAGGGCAAACTCAAGGAAATCCGTCGACTGCTGCTGGACACCGGCGTTGTTGTGCGCGGCCTGGACGAGTTCCCCGAGGCGCCCGAAGTCGAGGAGGATGGCGACAGTTTTGAGGCCAACGCCCGCAAGAAGGCCGAAACAGTCGCGGCGGCGATCGGGTTATGGACCCTCGCCGATGATTCCGGCCTGACGGTGGAGGCCCTTGGCGGCAAGCCTGGTGTGCATTCCGCCCGCTATGCCGGACCGGCAGCCAGCGATGCCGACAACAATGCCAAGCTTATCCAGGAATTAACGGAGGTTCCCCTGCCGCAGCGTAAAGGAGCCTTCAACTGTTGCATGGCCCTGAGTCGGCCGGGGGAGCCGACCCGCGTCTTCCATGGGCGGATCGAAGGCCTTCTTCTCAACGAACCCAGGGGAGAAGGGGGGTTCGGATACGATCCGCTCTTTCTGGTGCGGGAGTACGGCAAAACCATGGCCGAACTGGCGATTGAGGTTAAAAACCGCATCAGTCATCGTGGCCAGGCTTTGCGCCAGGCGCTGGGCTGGATCAAGGACAATCTGCTTGGATAG
- a CDS encoding DUF3820 family protein codes for MSPNANPDQTPRHRSSDHQELLELAAMRMPFGKYAGWRLIDLPEPYVVWMAGQGFPAGLLGRRLRAVYEIKVNGLESLFDPLR; via the coding sequence GTGTCTCCAAACGCCAATCCCGACCAGACACCTCGACACCGCTCCTCCGACCACCAGGAACTTTTGGAATTGGCGGCCATGCGCATGCCCTTTGGCAAGTATGCCGGTTGGCGTCTGATCGACCTGCCCGAACCCTACGTGGTCTGGATGGCCGGTCAGGGTTTTCCGGCAGGTCTTCTCGGCCGCCGTTTGCGCGCCGTCTATGAGATCAAAGTCAACGGCCTCGAATCTCTTTTCGACCCTCTGCGCTGA